In Neofelis nebulosa isolate mNeoNeb1 chromosome 7, mNeoNeb1.pri, whole genome shotgun sequence, the following proteins share a genomic window:
- the ADAL gene encoding adenosine deaminase-like protein, which yields MMEAEEHQQPWKTAFYSELPKVELHAHLNGSISSNTMKKLIAKKPDLKIHDQMTMIDKGKKRTLEECFQMFQIIHQLTTSPEDILMVTKDVIKEFANDGVKYLELRSTPRREDATGMTKKTYVESVLEGIKQSKQENIDIDVRYLIAIDRRGGPSVAKETVKLAEEFCLSTEDTVLGLDLSGDPTVGQAKDFLEPLLEAKKAGLKLALHLSEIPNQKKETQLLLDLLPDRIGHGTFLNSSEGGSLELVDFVRQHQIPLELCLTSNIKSQTVPSYDQHHFGFWYSIAHPSVICTDDKGVFATHLSQEYQLAAETFNLTQSQVWDLSYESINYIFASDSTRSELRRKWNHLKPRVLHF from the exons ATGATGGAAGCAGAAGAACACCAGCAACCATGGAAGACAGCTTTTTATTCAGAATTACCTAAAGTG GAACTTCATGCCCACTTGAATGGATCCATTAGTTCTAATACCATGAAGAAATTGATAGCCAAGAAGCCAGATCTTAAAATCCACGATCAGATGACTATGAttgacaagggaaagaaaagaactttagAAGA ATGTTTCCAGATGTTTCAAATTATTCATCAGCTTACTACTAGCCCTGAAGATATTCTAATG GTGACAAAAGATGTCATTAAAGAATTTGCAAATGATGGTGTCAAGTACCTGGAACTAAGGAGCACACCCAGAAGAGAAGATGCTACAG GAATGACTAAAAAGACTTATGTGGAATCTGTACTTGAGGGTATTAAACAGTCCAAACAAGAAAACATAGACATTGATGTTAG GTATTTGATAGCAATCGACAGAAGAGGTGGCCCTTCAGTGGCCAAGGAGACTGTTAAACTTGCTGAAGAGTTCTGTCTCTCTACTGAGGATACAGTTCTTGGCCTTGACCTCAGTGGAGACCCTACT GTAGGACAAGCAAAAGACTTCTTGGAACCTCTTTTAGAAGCTAAAAAAGCAGGTCTGAAGTTGGCATTGCATCTTTCAGAG attccaaaccaaaaaaaagaaacacaattacTTCTGGATCTACTTCCCGACAGAATTGGGCATGGGACATTTCTCAACTCCTCTGAGGGAGGATCGCTGGAACTGGTAGATTTTGTGAGGCAACACCAGATACCACTGG AACTCTGTTTGACCTCAAACATCAAAAGTCAGACGGTTCCGTCTTACGATCAGCATCATTTTGGATTCTGGTACAGCATTGCCCATCCTTCTGTGATCTGT acCGATGATAAGGGTGTTTTTGCAACACACCTTTCTCAAGAGTACCAGCTGGCTGCTGAAACATTTAATTTGACCCAGTCTCAAGTGTGGGATTTGTCTTATGAATCCATCAACTACATCTTTGCTTCTGACAGCACCAGGTCTGAACTGAGGAGGAAGTGGAATCATCTGAAACCCAGAGTGTTACATTTTTAA
- the LCMT2 gene encoding tRNA wybutosine-synthesizing protein 4, translating into MGPRSRERRAGAVQSTNDSSALSKSSLATHGYVHDPFAALLVPGTARRAPLIHRGYYVRARAVGHCVRAFLEGTCAAPGAPRAQIVSLGAGSDSLYFRLKSEGRLAEAAVWEVDFPDVARRKAERIRDTPELCALTGPFQNGDPASALCFESLDYRLLGLDLRQLPRLDQALAAAGLQAAAPTLLLAEAVLTYLDPDEAAALIAWAAQRFPDALFVIYEQMRPHDAFGQFMQQHFRQLNSPLHGLDRFPDVQAQQHRFLHAGWTACSAMDMNKFYRCFLPPEECQRVENLEPFDEFEEWHLKCAHYFILAASRGDALTQTLVFPPSEAFPRVDPDSPSGVLPASVVTSDNQGPNLRRYGHASVLLSPSIILSAGGFGEQEGRHCRVSKFHLLSRHCDFEWKGNQIRSCETGAQWDGRLYHTMTRLSDTQVLVLGGRLSPVTPALGILQLGVCKSEDNSTGDLNVTVTKAGPEDSMLSCWRHSTTEVSCKNQKYLFVYGGRSVVEPVLSDWHFLHMGTMAWVSIPVKGEAPEGRHSHSACSWQGGALIAGGLGASEEPLSSVLFLKPISCGFLWESIVIQPPITPRYSHTAHVFNGKLLLVGGVWIHSSSIPGVTVIDLTTGLSSEYQIDTTCVPWPLMLHNHTSILLPEEQQLLLLGGGGNCFSFGTYFNPHAVTLDLSSLSAGQ; encoded by the coding sequence ATGGGCCCGCGGAGCCGCGAGCGTCGGGCGGGGGCAGTACAGAGCACTAACGACAGCAGCGCCCTCAGCAAGAGTTCCCTGGCCACGCACGGGTACGTGCACGACCCCTTTGCAGCGTTGCTTGTTCCAGGGACCGCACGCCGCGCGCCGCTCATCCACCGCGGCTACTACGTCCGCGCACGCGCCGTGGGGCACTGCGTGCGCGCCTTCCTGGAAGGGACGTGCGCGGCCCCCGGCGCGCCTCGGGCACAGATAGTGTCGTTGGGAGCTGGCTCCGATTCTCTGTATTTTCGCCTGAAAAGTGAGGGCCGCCTGGCCGAGGCTGCAGTCTGGGAGGTAGACTTTCCGGACGTGGCCCGGCGCAAAGCGGAAAGGATTCGAGATACGCCGGAACTGTGCGCGTTAACTGGGCCTTTCCAGAACGGGGACCCCGCGTCAGCACTGTGCTTTGAGAGTTTGGACTACCGCCTCCTGGGCCTGGACCTGCGACAGCTCCCGCGATTGGATCAGGCCCTGGCCGCCGCGGGCCTCCAGGCAGCCGCGCCCACTCTGCTCCTAGCAGAGGCAGTGCTGACCTACCTCGACCCGGACGAGGCCGCGGCCCTCATCGCCTGGGCAGCCCAACGTTTTCCTGATGCCCTTTTCGTAATCTACGAGCAGATGAGACCGCACGATGCGTTTGGCCAGTTCATGCAGCAGCATTTTCGGCAGCTTAATTCTCCCCTTCATGGCCTGGACCGCTTTCCCGACGTGCAGGCCCAGCAGCATCGCTTCCTTCATGCTGGCTGGACTGCCTGCAGTGCCATGGACATGAATAAATTCTATCGCTGCTTTCTCCCCCCAGAAGAATGCCAGCGAGTGGAAAATCTTGAACCTTTTGATGAGTTTGAGGAGTGGCATCTGAAGTGCGCCCACTATTTCATTTTGGCCGCTTCTAGAGGAGATGCTCTCACCCAAACTCTGGTGTTTCCACCCTCAGAGGCGTTTCCTCGAGTAGATCCTGATTCTCCATCAGGAGTCTTGCCTGCCAGTGTAGTCACCAGTGACAACCAGGGCCCAAACCTTAGGAGATATGGGCACGCTTCTGTCCTTTTGAGCCCAAGCATTATTCTTAGTGCAGGAGGATTTGGAGAACAAGAGGGGCGGCATTGCCGAGTGAGCAAGTTTCACTTGCTGTCAAGACACTGTGACTTTGAATGGAAAGGCAACCAAATACGCAGTTGTGAGACTGGAGCCCAGTGGGATGGGCGCCTTTATCACACCATGACAAGACTTTCAGATACTCAGGTTCTGGTTCTGGGAGGGAGACTGTCCCCAGTAACTCCAGCCTTGGGGATTCTACAACTTGGTGTCTGTAAGAGTGAGGATAATAGCACTGGGGACCTAAATGTAACAGTAACAAAGGCTGGCCCAGAAGATTCCATGTTGTCATGTTGGCGGCATTCAACAACAGAAGTGTCCTGTAAGAATCAGAAGTATTTGTTTGTGTATGGGGGTCGAAGTGTGGTGGAACCTGTTCTAAGTGACTGGCATTTCCTACATATGGGGACAATGGCCTGGGTCAGTATCCCAGTGAAGGGGGAAGCACCTGAAGGTCGGCATTCACATAGTGCCTGCAGCTGGCAAGGGGGAGCCCTTATTGCTGGAGGTCTGGGTGCTTCTGAGGAGCCACTGAGCTCTGTActctttttaaaaccaatttcTTGTGGATTCCTGTGGGAATCAATAGTCATCCAGCCCCCTATTACTCCAAGGTATTCACACACAGCTCATGTGTTCAACGGGAAGCTTCTACTGGTTGGTGGGGTTTGGATTCATTCCTCCTCAATTCCTGGGGTGACTGTAATTGATTTGACTACAGGGTTGAGCTCTGAGTATCAAATTGACACAACATGTGTGCCATGGCCATTAATGTTACACAATCATACCAGCATCCTGCTTCCTGAAGAGCAACAGCTCCTGCTCCTTGGAGGTGGTGGGAACTGCTTTTCTTTTGGTACCTACTTCAACCCCCATGCAGTGACATTAGACCTTTCTTCCTTAAGTGCTGGACAGTAG